In one window of Dioscorea cayenensis subsp. rotundata cultivar TDr96_F1 unplaced genomic scaffold, TDr96_F1_v2_PseudoChromosome.rev07_lg8_w22 25.fasta BLBR01002243.1, whole genome shotgun sequence DNA:
- the LOC120257640 gene encoding uncharacterized protein LOC120257640, which translates to MADLEQTSSKFAEISLKKDSGAGANANSRTDMVLITTNPLSELVWSPQKGLSLKYANSSLSEKKASLLWNAESFNIMILPPQCPNVGESSKAQDTIDRNLNPVQLEINSESKNSNREAPPSPPQSVAGMQPISLTLIHEQHSRSYGHMGQFGSTSVNLDNPEKDKNEEILHSKSISRGDEVWKNAKSAVEVMPEAFNLGTQKIKILWLFLYYRATKGSIGTRKDNLLGLEGKAEDYSSEKHNFVTKLPSNPRTVANEGLNSENVRSNISTRVIECADNFQSLGKQAMFGREAVDLQDRNEVHHISPAQAPDEHEAELRKASLLGKSAPTEGLLNKSESHRSHSEV; encoded by the exons ATGGCAGATCTGGAACAAACATCGAGCAAGTTTGCCGAGATCTCATTGAAGAAAGATTCAGGTGCAGGTGCAAATGCAAATTCGAGAACGGACATGGTACTCATTACTACTAATCCTCTCTCTGAACTGGTGTGGTCTCCACAAAAAGGTTTAAGTCTTAAATACGCTAATTCTAGCTTGTCAGAGAAAAAGGCTTCTCTTCTATGGAATGCAGAATCATTCAACATAATGATTTTACCGCCTCAATGTCCTAATGTTGGTGAGAGTAGTAAAGCACAAGATACTATTGATAGGAATTTGAACCCGGTTCAGTTGGAAATAAATTCTGAGAGCAAGAACTCAAACAGAGAAGCTCCGCCAAGTCCTCCTCAGAGTGTTGCTGGGATGCAGCCAATTTCTCTGACATTGATCCACGAACAACATTCGA GATCTTACGGGCATATGGGACAATTTGGAAGTACAAGTGTAAATTTAGATAATCcggaaaaagacaaaaatgaagAGATCTTGCACTCCAAAAGCATTTCAAGAGGCGATGAAGTGTGGAAGAATGCAAAATCGGCAGTTGAAGTTATGCCGGAGGCTTTCAATTTAGGTAcacagaaaataaaaatcctcTGGTTGTTTCTCTACTATCGAGCAACTAA AGGATCGATTGGAACAAGAAAGGATAATTTGCTGGGCTTGGAAGGCAAAGCTGAAGATTATTCTTCAGAAAAGCATAACTTTGTTACGAAGTTGCCATCAAACCCAAGAACTGTTGCTAATGAGGGTTTAAATTCAGAAAATGTCAGAAGTAATATAAGTACCAGAGTTATTGAGTGTGCCGATAACTTCCAGTCACTTGGGAAGCAGGCTATGTTTGGGCGAGAAGCTGTTGATTTGCAAGATAGAAATGAAGTTCATCATATTTCACCAGCACAAGCTCCAGATGAGCATGAAGCTGAATTGAGGAAAGCTTCTCTACTTGGAAAATCTGCTCCAACTGAGGGTTTACTGAACAAAAGTGAAAGTCATAGAAGTCATTCAGAAG TGTAG
- the LOC120257637 gene encoding uncharacterized protein LOC120257637 translates to MESTTSKTATKRGTPKKRWKPDFDNFSIPVLVEHVRQIRKCDKSFKRARFGYAASAMNAIFNTNFSVENVENHYMTLKGRYMEIKKARDLSGVGWDDKNKVIILDPIVAFMYTEAHSSAKQFINEPIEKYEALRIICGDDNATGSYAASLFSDFTDKTENEEGDNDNGELDSVDLASDKEGNNGDSTPIGSSNLATSSTVRSQSNSKGPRSPSMMSDLLTIVDKMANAIQNPTYWIEILYERFMGVEGFTKHELVAVFDYLQSRETEARGFLVRDIELHQD, encoded by the exons ATGGAGAGTACCACTTCCAAGACTGCCACAAAACGTGGAACCCCTAAAAAGCGTTGGAAGcctgattttgataatttttcaaTACCAGTTTTGGTAGAGCATGTGAGACAGATTCGTAAGTGTGACAAATCATTTAAGCGGGCTAGGTTCGGATATGCTGCAAGTGCCATGAATGCAATATTTAACACTAATTTCTCGGTAGAGAATGTGGAGAACCATTACATGACACTAAAAGGAAGGTACATGGAAATCAAGAAAGCGAGGGACCTAAGTGGGGTAGGTTGGGATGATAAAAACAAGGTGATTATTCTCGACCCAATTGTGGCCTTCATGTACACTGAG GCACACTCGAGTGCAAAACAATTCATCAACGAGCCCATTGAGAAGTATGAAGCGCTTAGGATAATTTGTGGTGATGACAACGCAACAGGTTCTTACGCAGCTTCTTTGTTTTCAGATTTTACAGACAAAACTGAAAATGAAGAAGGTGACAATGACAATGGTGAATTAGACTCAGTTGATCTTGCTAGTGATAAGGAAGGTAATAATGGCGACTCTACACCCATAGGTAGCAGCAACCTTGCTACCTCATCAACTGTTAGATCCCAGAGTAATAGCAAGGGGCCTAGAAGCCCTTCCATGATGTCGGATCTACTTACTATTGTGGATAAGATGGCTAATGCAATTCAGAACCCAACCTATTGGATTGAGATTTTATATGAAAGGTTTATGGGTGTTGAGGGGTTCACCAAGCATGAGCTTGTTGCGGTATTTGATTATCTTCAGTCTAGGGAAACTGAAGCTAGGGGCTTCTTAGTGAGAGATATCGAACTGCATCAAGATTGA
- the LOC120257638 gene encoding uncharacterized protein LOC120257638, whose translation MRVSKAVIVRKSVQPGKESWLLNQNHLSENKRLKTQAQDKFCSGSFHKQESSFMNWISTMTNGFSRSYQEKPLNQPLPIAHDTNKGSCTNIGFGSIFHSLHSPRLLIQDRAQKDLDSQRVADVLSEQDDREQASTGAGLVGSDGLDSNLQNAIGTSSKATNSVLKGIVCHEDVKLPTGALHSNENLKQATCVDEALPLNTMYISSGKSHEKAVGNIGNFSRYGKSFPSSSQKALATTLEGKAIGTIPSVLNGSSNLVSKKRGALLESLWISRLLPKVSVSIPEPANCSHGVELSNEKHTKITEKSCPSPFGQKSFACGTLKAQGHSDSDGSNGTNADGSSKSKLNCKIPSQKLIKSEPMASVFARRLDAIKHITPAKTMNDKTSMLGTCFFCGKVGHSLKECPQLTESELQDILRDLNSYDNTDGFLSICIRCFGFNHWAISCPFESSKIKNIHANNDRRIVLWHGVREQHQLFNDHAPSHKKSNSAREQTGLAVPLSLSPDEKGLPSDTIKENLRESTSKAYQSSSLNMNNVLKMDHSMAICNMFDANAGEEPSGTFQMIRQLQLSRTDVIRLMNSPVSNVGLEGFFLRLRVGKGDEDCGHSGYRVARICGARSKYCISVNIGHSQCSVDCRFISNHGFTEDELKSWWDGAVKGSSKVPTNEELNGKLQQRVKFGF comes from the exons ATGAGAGTGTCGAAAGCAGTAATAGTAAGGAAGTCAGTTCAACCAGGAAAAGAGAGTTGGCTTTTGAACCAGAATCATCtttcagaaaataaaagattaaaaactcaagcaCAAGACAAATTTTGCTCTGGTTCATTCCACAAACAGGAGAGCTCTTTTATGAATTGGATATCGACCATGACCAATGGCTTTTCAAGGTCTTATCAAGAGAAACCACTGAATCAACCTCTTCCCATAGCACATGATACTAACAAAGGCTCCTGCACAAACATTGGTTTTGGATCAATTTTTCATTCTCTTCACAGTCCCAGATTGTTGATCCAAGACAGAGCACAAAAAGATCTGGATTCTCAGAGAGTAGCTGATGTGTTAAGCGAACAAGATGATCGGGAACAAGCTAGTACTGGTGCTGGCCTGGTGGGCTCAGATGGGTTGGATTCTAACTTGCAAAATGCAATTGGAACATCAAGTAAGGCGACTAATAGTGTTTTGAAGGGAATTGTTTGTCATGAGGATGTTAAACTACCAACTGGAGCTCTCCATTCAAATGAGAATCTCAAGCAGGCTACTTGTGTGGATGAGGCACTGCCTTTGAACACCATGTACATTTCTTCGGGCAAGAGCCATGAAAAGGCAGTGGGTAATATTGGAAATTTCTCCCGTTATGGCAAATCTTTTCCAAGTTCCTCGCAGAAAGCTCTGGCAACTACTCTTGAGGGTAAGGCTATTGGTACAATACCTTCTGTTCTGAATGGTTCCTCAAATTTGGTATCCAAAAAGAGAGGTGCTTTGTTGGAGAGCTTATGGATCAGTAGACTTTTACCAAAAGTTTCTGTCTCCATACCAGAACCAGCAAATTGTAGCCACGGTGTTGAGTTATCAAATGAGAAACATACTAAGATCACAGAGAAATCTTGCCCATCTCCGTTTGGACAAAAATCTTTTGCTTGTGGAACATTAAAAGCTCAGGGCCACAGTGATTCGGATGGTTCAAATGGGACAAATGCTGACGGCAGTTCAAAATCTAAGCTTAACTGTAAAATACCCTCGCAAAAGTTAATCAAATCAGAGCCAATGGCTTCAGTCTTTGCAAGAAGGTTGGATGCCATCAAACATATAACACCTGCAAAAACTATGAATGACAAAACATCTATGCTTGGAACTTGCTTCTTTTGTGGCAAGGTTGGCCACAGCTTAAAAGAATGTCCACAGCTCACTGAATCTGAATTACAAGATATTTTACGAGACCTGAATTCATACGACAACACAGATGGTTTTCTGAGCATATGCATTCGTTGTTTTGGTTTCAACCATTGGGCTATTTCATGCCCCTTtgaatcttcaaaaataaagaacattCATGCAAATAATGATCGAAGGATTGTACTGTGGCATGGAGTTAGAGAGCAACATCAGCTCTTCAATGACCATGCACCTTCACATAAGAAAAGCAATTCAGCTAGGGAGCAAACTGGACTTGCAGTTCCTTTAAGTTTATCACCTGATGAGAAGGGCTTACCATCagatacaataaaagaaaatctgCGAGAAAGTACTTCAAAAGCTTACCAAAGCTCATCCTTGAATATGAATAATGTGTTAAAAATGGATCATTCCATGGCAATTTGCAACATGTTTGATGCAAATGCAGGTGAAGAGCCAAGTGGAACTTTTCAAATGATAAGACAGCTTCAACTATCCCGCACAGATGTCATCAG ATTGATGAATTCTCCAGTTTCTAATGTTGGTCTTGAGGGTTTTTTCTTGCGACTCCGAGTTGGAAAAGGGGATGAAGATTGTGGTCATTCAGGATATCGTGTAGCAAGAATTTGTG GTGCTAGATCAAAGTACTGTATTTCTGTAAATATTGGGCACTCCCAATGCTCGGTGGATTGTCGGTTTATATCCAACCATGGATTCACAGAG GATGAACTGAAATCATGGTGGGATGGTGCTGTGAAGGGCTCAAGCAAAGTGCCTACGAATGAAGAACTCAATGGGAAACTTCAGCAGAGGGTGAAGTTCGGGTTCTGA